From a region of the Streptacidiphilus albus JL83 genome:
- a CDS encoding aminotransferase-like domain-containing protein, whose translation MNDSGVELKAADLSTDRLHGALRDPALASMNFLNEVAGRFPEAISLAAGRPSEDFFDVDDLPRYLQIFCDYLAAEKGADAELVRRTLFQYGRTKGIIHELLARHLAGDEGIDVDPESIVVTVGCQEAMFLVLRALRVDERDVVLTVSPGYVGLTGAARLVDMPLWPVRDNEDGVDLDHLVEQIEAVRAAGRRPRAFYLVPDFANPSGASLDLEARRKLLAIAAEHDLLILEDNPYGLFQAEDGQRLPTLKALDTSRRVIYLGSLAKTCFPGARIGFVVADQRVSGADGESTLFADELSKIKSMLTVNTSPVAQALAGGKLLEHDCSLVRANTREIQLYRRNLRLLLEGMGRRFPPGEDHQVSWNTPGGGFFVVVTVPFTADDAALEYGATKYGVLWTPMSHFYDGRGGENQLRLSVSVVSPDEIEAGLDRLAMLIADLSGQETPTQ comes from the coding sequence ATGAACGACAGTGGAGTGGAACTCAAAGCCGCCGACCTGAGCACGGATCGACTGCATGGAGCGCTCCGGGATCCGGCGCTCGCCTCCATGAACTTCCTGAACGAGGTGGCCGGCCGGTTCCCGGAGGCAATCTCGCTCGCCGCCGGGCGGCCCAGCGAAGACTTCTTCGACGTCGACGACCTTCCCCGATATCTGCAGATCTTCTGCGACTACCTGGCGGCCGAGAAGGGCGCGGACGCGGAACTCGTACGCCGCACCCTCTTCCAGTACGGCCGGACCAAGGGGATCATTCACGAGCTGCTCGCCCGGCATCTCGCCGGTGACGAGGGCATCGACGTCGACCCGGAGTCGATCGTCGTCACGGTCGGCTGCCAGGAGGCCATGTTCCTGGTGCTCCGGGCGCTCCGGGTGGACGAGCGTGACGTCGTGCTGACGGTCTCGCCGGGCTACGTCGGGCTGACCGGCGCCGCGAGGCTGGTGGACATGCCCCTCTGGCCGGTGCGGGACAACGAGGACGGCGTCGACCTCGACCACCTGGTCGAACAGATCGAGGCGGTGCGCGCCGCGGGCAGGCGGCCACGGGCCTTCTACCTCGTCCCGGACTTCGCCAACCCCTCCGGCGCGAGCCTCGACCTGGAGGCCAGACGGAAACTGCTCGCCATCGCGGCCGAGCACGACCTGCTGATCCTTGAGGACAATCCGTACGGTCTGTTCCAGGCCGAGGACGGTCAGCGCCTGCCCACGCTCAAGGCCCTCGACACCTCGCGGCGGGTGATCTACCTCGGCTCACTCGCCAAGACCTGCTTCCCCGGAGCCAGGATCGGCTTTGTCGTCGCGGACCAGCGCGTGTCCGGCGCCGACGGAGAGTCGACGCTTTTCGCCGACGAGCTGTCCAAGATCAAGAGCATGCTCACCGTCAACACCTCGCCCGTGGCCCAGGCCCTGGCGGGCGGAAAGCTGCTGGAGCACGACTGCAGTCTGGTCAGGGCGAACACCAGGGAGATCCAGCTCTACCGCCGGAACCTGCGACTGCTGCTGGAGGGGATGGGCCGGCGGTTCCCACCGGGCGAGGACCACCAGGTCTCCTGGAACACGCCCGGCGGCGGCTTCTTCGTGGTGGTCACTGTTCCGTTCACCGCCGACGACGCCGCGCTGGAATACGGGGCCACCAAGTACGGCGTGCTGTGGACGCCCATGAGCCACTTCTACGACGGCCGTGGCGGCGAGAATCAGCTGCGCCTCTCGGTGAGCGTGGTGTCGCCGGACGAGATCGAAGCAGGGCTGGATCGCCTGGCGATGCTGATCGCCGATCTTTCCGGCCAGGAAACACCTACGCAGTAG
- a CDS encoding MFS transporter: MKITGTEKAAQPRLGSSFNKVWVATIASSLGDGVQLAALPLLAVQLTSNPLLIGAVGAVATLPWFLLGLPAGALVDRWNRKKVMLRADLVRFAILALLTVAVLTHHADIALLIVAGFALGCGDIFFDISAQAIMPVVVSGDQALIRANSRISAAEINGEQLAGPPLGGVLFALSHSLPFLGNAFSFLISAIFVGSLKGDFGNAPTAEPARRNLRDEVAEGLRWLLKHRVLRALSGTAAVGNLVFTAQMSLLVLLAKDQYGLGDIGYGLLLSSTAVGAFIGSFMASTVSRKLQVGTMRCIGMTVEGLAVAGMGLTGNPWVAGGMMAVIGFSMSIQIVIVGSLRQRMAPAKIRGRVLSASRLISLMGAPFGGVLGGYLASAISLRTPFIMGGLLMVLVALLSLPALSNRSIREATAEASATPEAPEATEAPETTEALEEASATAPKQGASK; the protein is encoded by the coding sequence TTGAAAATCACCGGCACAGAGAAGGCGGCCCAGCCCCGCTTGGGCAGCAGCTTCAACAAGGTGTGGGTGGCCACGATCGCCTCGTCCTTGGGCGATGGCGTCCAGCTGGCCGCACTGCCCCTGCTGGCGGTCCAACTGACCAGTAATCCCCTGCTCATCGGTGCGGTCGGCGCCGTCGCCACCCTGCCGTGGTTCCTGCTCGGTCTGCCGGCCGGAGCGCTGGTGGACCGGTGGAACCGGAAGAAGGTGATGCTGCGCGCGGACCTCGTCCGGTTCGCCATCCTCGCCCTGCTCACCGTCGCCGTACTGACCCACCATGCGGATATCGCCCTGCTGATAGTGGCGGGATTCGCTCTCGGGTGCGGAGACATCTTCTTCGACATCTCCGCGCAGGCCATCATGCCGGTGGTCGTCTCCGGCGATCAGGCACTCATCCGGGCCAACAGCCGGATCTCCGCAGCCGAGATCAACGGAGAACAGCTCGCAGGTCCCCCGCTCGGCGGCGTGCTCTTCGCCCTGTCACATTCCCTGCCGTTTCTGGGGAACGCGTTCTCCTTCCTGATCAGCGCCATTTTCGTCGGGTCCCTGAAGGGCGATTTCGGGAACGCGCCGACCGCCGAGCCGGCCCGCAGGAACCTCCGTGACGAGGTCGCGGAGGGGCTGCGCTGGCTGCTGAAGCACCGGGTGCTACGGGCGCTGTCCGGCACCGCAGCCGTCGGCAACCTCGTCTTCACCGCCCAGATGTCGCTGCTGGTCCTGCTGGCCAAGGACCAGTACGGCCTCGGCGACATCGGCTACGGTCTGCTGCTGAGCTCGACCGCGGTCGGTGCCTTCATCGGCAGTTTCATGGCTTCCACGGTCTCCAGGAAGCTCCAGGTGGGCACCATGCGCTGCATCGGCATGACCGTCGAAGGACTGGCGGTCGCCGGTATGGGCCTGACCGGAAACCCCTGGGTCGCCGGCGGAATGATGGCCGTCATCGGATTCTCGATGAGCATCCAGATCGTCATCGTCGGTTCGCTGCGGCAGCGTATGGCACCGGCGAAGATCCGCGGACGGGTGCTCTCCGCCAGCCGGTTGATCTCGCTCATGGGTGCACCCTTCGGAGGTGTTCTCGGCGGCTACCTCGCGAGTGCGATCAGTCTGCGGACGCCGTTCATCATGGGCGGCCTGCTGATGGTCCTGGTGGCCCTGCTCAGCCTGCCCGCGCTGAGCAACCGCTCCATTCGGGAAGCGACGGCAGAGGCTTCTGCCACGCCGGAAGCGCCGGAAGCAACGGAGGCCCCGGAAACCACGGAAGCCCTTGAAGAGGCCTCCGCCACGGCCCCGAAGCAGGGCGCGTCGAAGTAG